One genomic segment of Manis javanica isolate MJ-LG chromosome 7, MJ_LKY, whole genome shotgun sequence includes these proteins:
- the C7H10orf88 gene encoding ATPase PAAT produces METRPEDGGLARGLMLGSSWDAACGALAQSLHVAGSGVGAGDLDWEELLAPPAPGQDLVVLKRSLTNQDENPCFLYLRCAPNGGEGIVSIGILSSARNMEVYLGEEYCGTSRGKNICNVLDNSEHEKIILYKKYLKLESSTHTCKIKLLSFGEKQCVFISKVVIHMRPVSTNSSTCSPALGSRIDLEKVQTIMESVGSRLSPGAQQLMNMVRFQQQNCIPVGEQLQSGLDPAGYKHMIGLQSSSPSGVFDKSSSTPFPFRTGLTSADVTGDLKAYIEKSTQPHGEGNITNLEEYKIMPQNHSFLENDLKNAVPSFLQKKASDSSSIPTSELLPFLQNLCSQVNHLRVGRNIPWPENVTKPSEGIIGIVTEEQPVCSYLEKILSKNMELMEKKLMDYIDQRIYKLQEHIDNKIALLVDLLQNPSSPPSGMPLRHYDSGERLSNGER; encoded by the exons ATGGAGACCCGGCCCGAGGACGGGGGTCTGGCTCGCGGCCTGATGCTGGGCTCTTCCTGGGATGCCGCATGCGGAGCGCTGGCCCAGAGCCTCCACGTCGCCGGGTCTGGTGTCGGCGCCGGAGACTTGGACTGGGAGGAGCTGCTGGCGCCGCCTGCCCCGGG GCAGGATCTGGTGGTTTTGAAAAGGAGCCTGACCAACCAGGATGaaaacccctgctttctttacCTGAGATGTGCCCCTAATGGAGGTGAAGGCATCGTTTCTATTGGCATTTTAAGTTCAGCAAGAAATATGGAAGTCTACTTAGGAGAGGAGTACTGTGGAACCAGTAGAGGCAAGAATATTTGTAATGTTCTGGATAACAG tgaacatgaaaagattattttataCAAAAAATATCTAAAACTGGAGTCTTCCACACATACTTGCAAAATAAAG ttgCTTTCCTTTGGTGAAAAGCAGTGCGTGTTCATCAGTAAAGTTGTGATCCACATGAGGCCAGTTTCGACAAATTCTTCAACATGCTCTCCTGCTCTAGGATCAAGGATAGACCTTGAGAAGGTCCAAACCATCATGGAGTCCGTGGGGTCAAGGTTATCACCTGGAGCTCAGCAGTTGATGAATATGGTTAGATTTCAGCAGCAG AATTGTATTCCCGTTGGAGAGCAGCTTCAGTCAGGTTTGGACCCTGCTGGATACAAGCACATGATTGGGCTACAGTCATCATCTCCTTCAGGAGTCTTTGACAAGTCATCCTCCACAccttttccttttagaactggATTGACGTCTGCAGATGTGACTGGAGACTTAAAAGCTTACATTGAGAAAAGTACACAACCACACGGTGAAGGAAATATTACAAACCTCGAAGAGTATAAAATAATGCCACAAAACcattcttttcttgaaaatgatctTAAAAATGCAGTACCTTCTTTCTTACAAAAGAAAGCAAGTGACAGCTCAAGTATACCTACCTCTGAGTTGCTGCCTTTTCTCCAGAACTTGTGTAGTCAAGTTAACCATCTCCGTGTGGGACGTAACATCCCGTGGCCAGAAAACGTCACCAAGCCCAGTGAAGGCATTATTGGCATTGT aaCGGAAGAGCAACCTGTTTGCTCCTACTTGGAAAAGATTCTTTCCAAAAATATGGAACTGATGGAAAAGAAACTTATGGACTACATTGATCAGCGAATATATAAACTCCAAGAGCACATAGATAATAAGATTGCTCTGTTAGTGGACTTGCTGCAAAATCCCAGCTCCCCACCCAGTGGGATGCCTCTAAGACATTATGACTCTGGAGAAAGACTTTCAaatggagaaagataa
- the PSTK gene encoding L-seryl-tRNA(Sec) kinase isoform X4, with protein MKTSEHVRGARSEGPRKLGLCVLCGLPAAGKSTFARVLSHRLRQERRWAVGVVAYDDVMPDAFIKEPSQWKLLRQELLKYLEGFLTAVINGCQMSAPPNRTEAMWEDFITCLKDQDLVSSAAHEAQSCYFLTKTAVSRPLLLVLDDNFYYQSMRYEVYQLARKYSLGFCQLFLDCPLETCLQRNSRRPRALPTQTIHLMGSKIEKPNPEKNAWEHNSLTIQTAMCSSEASLKLTDLLLTALENPVKYVEDNMEQKETDRIICSASILHQVDQTLRRIVSQTMKEAKDNQVLPYTLKLLAEELNKLKAEFLADLRQGNKKYLCCQQTTDIPDIISFFHYEKDNVLKKYFPKQH; from the exons ATGAAGACCAGCGAGCACGTCAGAGGAGCGCGCAGCGAGGGGCCGCGGAAGCTGGGACTCTGCGTTCTCTGCGGCTTACCCGCAGCAGGAAAGTCGACCTTCGCACGGGTTCTCAGCCACCGGCTGCGGCAGGAGCGCCGCTGGGCCGTCGGCGTGGTAGCCTACGATGACGTCATGCCTGACGCATTCATCAAGGAG CCATCCCAATGGAAATTGCTTCGACAGGAACTGCTGAAGTACCTAGAAGGCTTCTTGACGGCTGTCATCAACGGGTGTCAGATGTCTGCCCCACCCAACAGGACTGAAGCCATGTGGGAAGATTTTATAACCTGCTTAAAGGATCAAGATCTGGTTTCTTCTGCAGCTCATGAGGCTCAGTCTTGCTACTTCCTGACGAAGACTGCTGTTTCTAGACCTTTGCTTTTGGTTTTAGATGACAATTTTTATTATCAAAGTATGAGATACGAAGTTTACCAACTGGCTCGGAAat ATTCATTAGGCTTTTGCCAGCTCTTTTTAGACTGTCCTCTCGAGACCTGTTTACAGAGGAATAGCCGGAGACCACGGGCACTGCCTACCCAGACCATCCACCTGATGGGAAGCAAGATAGAAAAGCCTAACCCTGAAAAAAACGCTTGGGAACACAACAGCCTCACAATTCAGACTGCGATGTGTTCTTCCGAGGCCAG CTTGAAGTTGACTGATTTATTGCTTACTGCCTTGGAAAATCCAGTAAAATATGTTGAGGACAACATGGAACAAAAG GAAACAGACCGCATTATTTGTTCAGCTAGCATTCTCCATCAAGTTGATCAGACCCTCCGAAGAATTGTCTCTCAGACAATGAAGGAAGCAAAAG acaACCAAGTTCTTCCTTACACCTTGAAGCTTCTAGCAGAAGAACTTAACAAGCTCAAAGCAGAGTTTTTGGCAGACCTaagacaaggaaacaaaaaatacctGTGCTGTCAACAAACCACTGACATACcagatattatttctttttttcattatgagAAAGACAAcgttttgaagaaatattttccaaaacagcATTAA
- the PSTK gene encoding L-seryl-tRNA(Sec) kinase isoform X2, with the protein MKTSEHVRGARSEGPRKLGLCVLCGLPAAGKSTFARVLSHRLRQERRWAVGVVAYDDVMPDAFIKEPSQWKLLRQELLKYLEGFLTAVINGCQMSAPPNRTEAMWEDFITCLKDQDLVSSAAHEAQSCYFLTKTAVSRPLLLVLDDNFYYQSMRYEVYQLARKYSLGFCQLFLDCPLETCLQRNSRRPRALPTQTIHLMGSKIEKPNPEKNAWEHNSLTIQTAMCSSEARYPTQSHQASLKLTDLLLTALENPVKYVEDNMEQKETDRIICSASILHQVDQTLRRIVSQTMKEAKDNQVLPYTLKLLAEELNKLKAEFLADLRQGNKKYLCCQQTTDIPDIISFFHYEKDNVLKKYFPKQH; encoded by the exons ATGAAGACCAGCGAGCACGTCAGAGGAGCGCGCAGCGAGGGGCCGCGGAAGCTGGGACTCTGCGTTCTCTGCGGCTTACCCGCAGCAGGAAAGTCGACCTTCGCACGGGTTCTCAGCCACCGGCTGCGGCAGGAGCGCCGCTGGGCCGTCGGCGTGGTAGCCTACGATGACGTCATGCCTGACGCATTCATCAAGGAG CCATCCCAATGGAAATTGCTTCGACAGGAACTGCTGAAGTACCTAGAAGGCTTCTTGACGGCTGTCATCAACGGGTGTCAGATGTCTGCCCCACCCAACAGGACTGAAGCCATGTGGGAAGATTTTATAACCTGCTTAAAGGATCAAGATCTGGTTTCTTCTGCAGCTCATGAGGCTCAGTCTTGCTACTTCCTGACGAAGACTGCTGTTTCTAGACCTTTGCTTTTGGTTTTAGATGACAATTTTTATTATCAAAGTATGAGATACGAAGTTTACCAACTGGCTCGGAAat ATTCATTAGGCTTTTGCCAGCTCTTTTTAGACTGTCCTCTCGAGACCTGTTTACAGAGGAATAGCCGGAGACCACGGGCACTGCCTACCCAGACCATCCACCTGATGGGAAGCAAGATAGAAAAGCCTAACCCTGAAAAAAACGCTTGGGAACACAACAGCCTCACAATTCAGACTGCGATGTGTTCTTCCGAGGCCAGGTATCCTACTCAGAGCCATCAGGCAAG CTTGAAGTTGACTGATTTATTGCTTACTGCCTTGGAAAATCCAGTAAAATATGTTGAGGACAACATGGAACAAAAG GAAACAGACCGCATTATTTGTTCAGCTAGCATTCTCCATCAAGTTGATCAGACCCTCCGAAGAATTGTCTCTCAGACAATGAAGGAAGCAAAAG acaACCAAGTTCTTCCTTACACCTTGAAGCTTCTAGCAGAAGAACTTAACAAGCTCAAAGCAGAGTTTTTGGCAGACCTaagacaaggaaacaaaaaatacctGTGCTGTCAACAAACCACTGACATACcagatattatttctttttttcattatgagAAAGACAAcgttttgaagaaatattttccaaaacagcATTAA
- the IKZF5 gene encoding zinc finger protein Pegasus: protein MGEKKPEPLDFVKDFQEYLTQQTHHVNMISGSVSGDKEAEALQGAGTDGEQNGLDHPSVEVSLDENSGMLVDGFERTFDGKLKCRYCNYASKGTARLIEHIRIHTGEKPHRCHLCPFASAYERHLEAHMRSHTGEKPYKCELCSFCCSDRSNLSHHRRRKHKMVPIKGTRSSLSSKKMWGVLQKKTSNLGYSRRALINLSPPSMVVQKPDYLNDFTHEIPNMQSDSYESMAKTASTGGLPREPQELMVDNPLNQLSTLAGQLSSMPPENQNPASPEAVPCPDEKPFMMQQPSAQAVVSVVSAGMPQSSSPTSPEPRPSHTQRNYSPVAGPSSEPSAHTSTPSIGNSQPSTPAPTLPVQDPQLLHHCQHCDMYFADNILYTIHMGCHGYENPFQCNICGCKCKNKYDFACHFARGQHNQH, encoded by the exons atgggggaaaagaaaccagagcCTTTGGACTTCGTGAAAGATTTCCAGGAGTACCTGACTCAGCAGACCCATCATGTGAACATGATTTCCGGCTCAGTTAGTGgggacaaagaagcagaggctctTCAGGGAG ctGGAACAGATGGTGAGCAAAATGGACTTGACCACCCATCTGTTGAAGTTTCCCTGGATGAAAACTCAGGAATGTTAGTAGACGGGTTTGAAAGGACCTTTGATGGGAAGCTCAAGTGTCGGTACTGCAACTATGCCAGCAAAGGAACAGCCCGGCTTATTGAACACATTAGAATCCACACAG GTGAGAAACCTCACAGATGCCACTTATGTCCATTCGCATCTGCTTATGAACGTCATCTGGAAGCCCACATGCGCTCCCATACAGGAGAAAAACCGTACAAATGTGAACTATGTTCCTTCTGCTGCAGTGATCGGAGTAATCTGTCTCATCATCGAAGGCGCAAGCATAAAATGGTGCCAATTAAAGGTACTAGGTCTTCCTTAAGCAGCAAGAAAATGTGGGGGgttttacagaagaaaacaagCAATCTGGGCTATAGCAGAAGAGCACTGATCAACTTAAGCCCGCCTTCCATGGTGGTTCAGAAGCCAGACTACCTTAACGATTTTACTCACGAGATCCCAAATATGCAGTCTGACTCCTATGAAAGTATGGCAAAAACCGCATCGACTGGTGGCCTACCGAGGGAGCCCCAAGAACTTATGGTTGACAACCCTTTAAATCAGCTCTCAACTCTAGCAGGACAGTTGTCCAGTATGCCACCTGAAAACCAAAACCCAGCCTCCCCCGAGGCAGTCCCCTGCCCTGATGAGAAGCCGTTCATGATGCAGCAGCCCTCCGCCCAAGCAGTTGTTTCTGTCGTGTCAGCAGGTATGCCTCAGAGCTCCTCTCCCACGAGCCCCGAGCCTCGGCCGTCGCACACTCAGAGGAACTACAGCCCCGTGGCGGGTCCGAGCAGTGAACCGAGTGCCCACACGAGTACTCCTAGCATAGGAAACAGCCAGCCAAGCACACCCGCCCCCACCCTGCCAGTCCAGGACCCGCAGCTTCTGCACCACTGCCAGCACTGTGACATGTACTTTGCCGACAACATCCTTTACACTATTCATATGGGATGCCATGGGTATGAAAATCCTTTTCAGTGTAACATATGTGGATGCAAATGTAAAAACAAGTATGATTTCGCCTGTCATTTTGCAAGGGGGCAACATAACCAACACTGA
- the PSTK gene encoding L-seryl-tRNA(Sec) kinase isoform X1, producing the protein MKTSEHVRGARSEGPRKLGLCVLCGLPAAGKSTFARVLSHRLRQERRWAVGVVAYDDVMPDAFIKEASAPPLPSQWKLLRQELLKYLEGFLTAVINGCQMSAPPNRTEAMWEDFITCLKDQDLVSSAAHEAQSCYFLTKTAVSRPLLLVLDDNFYYQSMRYEVYQLARKYSLGFCQLFLDCPLETCLQRNSRRPRALPTQTIHLMGSKIEKPNPEKNAWEHNSLTIQTAMCSSEARYPTQSHQASLKLTDLLLTALENPVKYVEDNMEQKETDRIICSASILHQVDQTLRRIVSQTMKEAKDNQVLPYTLKLLAEELNKLKAEFLADLRQGNKKYLCCQQTTDIPDIISFFHYEKDNVLKKYFPKQH; encoded by the exons ATGAAGACCAGCGAGCACGTCAGAGGAGCGCGCAGCGAGGGGCCGCGGAAGCTGGGACTCTGCGTTCTCTGCGGCTTACCCGCAGCAGGAAAGTCGACCTTCGCACGGGTTCTCAGCCACCGGCTGCGGCAGGAGCGCCGCTGGGCCGTCGGCGTGGTAGCCTACGATGACGTCATGCCTGACGCATTCATCAAGGAGGCGAGCGCACCGCCATTG CCATCCCAATGGAAATTGCTTCGACAGGAACTGCTGAAGTACCTAGAAGGCTTCTTGACGGCTGTCATCAACGGGTGTCAGATGTCTGCCCCACCCAACAGGACTGAAGCCATGTGGGAAGATTTTATAACCTGCTTAAAGGATCAAGATCTGGTTTCTTCTGCAGCTCATGAGGCTCAGTCTTGCTACTTCCTGACGAAGACTGCTGTTTCTAGACCTTTGCTTTTGGTTTTAGATGACAATTTTTATTATCAAAGTATGAGATACGAAGTTTACCAACTGGCTCGGAAat ATTCATTAGGCTTTTGCCAGCTCTTTTTAGACTGTCCTCTCGAGACCTGTTTACAGAGGAATAGCCGGAGACCACGGGCACTGCCTACCCAGACCATCCACCTGATGGGAAGCAAGATAGAAAAGCCTAACCCTGAAAAAAACGCTTGGGAACACAACAGCCTCACAATTCAGACTGCGATGTGTTCTTCCGAGGCCAGGTATCCTACTCAGAGCCATCAGGCAAG CTTGAAGTTGACTGATTTATTGCTTACTGCCTTGGAAAATCCAGTAAAATATGTTGAGGACAACATGGAACAAAAG GAAACAGACCGCATTATTTGTTCAGCTAGCATTCTCCATCAAGTTGATCAGACCCTCCGAAGAATTGTCTCTCAGACAATGAAGGAAGCAAAAG acaACCAAGTTCTTCCTTACACCTTGAAGCTTCTAGCAGAAGAACTTAACAAGCTCAAAGCAGAGTTTTTGGCAGACCTaagacaaggaaacaaaaaatacctGTGCTGTCAACAAACCACTGACATACcagatattatttctttttttcattatgagAAAGACAAcgttttgaagaaatattttccaaaacagcATTAA
- the PSTK gene encoding L-seryl-tRNA(Sec) kinase isoform X3 yields the protein MKTSEHVRGARSEGPRKLGLCVLCGLPAAGKSTFARVLSHRLRQERRWAVGVVAYDDVMPDAFIKEASAPPLPSQWKLLRQELLKYLEGFLTAVINGCQMSAPPNRTEAMWEDFITCLKDQDLVSSAAHEAQSCYFLTKTAVSRPLLLVLDDNFYYQSMRYEVYQLARKYSLGFCQLFLDCPLETCLQRNSRRPRALPTQTIHLMGSKIEKPNPEKNAWEHNSLTIQTAMCSSEASLKLTDLLLTALENPVKYVEDNMEQKETDRIICSASILHQVDQTLRRIVSQTMKEAKDNQVLPYTLKLLAEELNKLKAEFLADLRQGNKKYLCCQQTTDIPDIISFFHYEKDNVLKKYFPKQH from the exons ATGAAGACCAGCGAGCACGTCAGAGGAGCGCGCAGCGAGGGGCCGCGGAAGCTGGGACTCTGCGTTCTCTGCGGCTTACCCGCAGCAGGAAAGTCGACCTTCGCACGGGTTCTCAGCCACCGGCTGCGGCAGGAGCGCCGCTGGGCCGTCGGCGTGGTAGCCTACGATGACGTCATGCCTGACGCATTCATCAAGGAGGCGAGCGCACCGCCATTG CCATCCCAATGGAAATTGCTTCGACAGGAACTGCTGAAGTACCTAGAAGGCTTCTTGACGGCTGTCATCAACGGGTGTCAGATGTCTGCCCCACCCAACAGGACTGAAGCCATGTGGGAAGATTTTATAACCTGCTTAAAGGATCAAGATCTGGTTTCTTCTGCAGCTCATGAGGCTCAGTCTTGCTACTTCCTGACGAAGACTGCTGTTTCTAGACCTTTGCTTTTGGTTTTAGATGACAATTTTTATTATCAAAGTATGAGATACGAAGTTTACCAACTGGCTCGGAAat ATTCATTAGGCTTTTGCCAGCTCTTTTTAGACTGTCCTCTCGAGACCTGTTTACAGAGGAATAGCCGGAGACCACGGGCACTGCCTACCCAGACCATCCACCTGATGGGAAGCAAGATAGAAAAGCCTAACCCTGAAAAAAACGCTTGGGAACACAACAGCCTCACAATTCAGACTGCGATGTGTTCTTCCGAGGCCAG CTTGAAGTTGACTGATTTATTGCTTACTGCCTTGGAAAATCCAGTAAAATATGTTGAGGACAACATGGAACAAAAG GAAACAGACCGCATTATTTGTTCAGCTAGCATTCTCCATCAAGTTGATCAGACCCTCCGAAGAATTGTCTCTCAGACAATGAAGGAAGCAAAAG acaACCAAGTTCTTCCTTACACCTTGAAGCTTCTAGCAGAAGAACTTAACAAGCTCAAAGCAGAGTTTTTGGCAGACCTaagacaaggaaacaaaaaatacctGTGCTGTCAACAAACCACTGACATACcagatattatttctttttttcattatgagAAAGACAAcgttttgaagaaatattttccaaaacagcATTAA